One part of the Marinobacter sp. MDS2 genome encodes these proteins:
- the ppnN gene encoding nucleotide 5'-monophosphate nucleosidase PpnN — protein sequence MTESTMNALVSPEGSLEILSSHEVNRLKDKSEGGLYRLFRQCALAVLNTGVETDDCKELMETHADFDVHLVPQPRGLKLELVNAPAHAFVDGEMLRANREHLFSVLRDIVYSHSLPNFVEGFRKDNPEDLTNLVFHILRNARVLEAGRQPDIVVCWGGHSISHNEYQYSKEVGHQLGLRGLSICTGCGPGAMKGPMKGATIGHAKQRIKNGRYIGITEPGIIGAEAPNPIVNELVIMPDIEKRLEAFVRAGHGVIVFPGGVGTAEEILYLLGILLHPDNADLPFPVVFTGLQENAEYFEMIDRFIRDALGDEAASKYDIIIDDPVRVAQTMSQGMKDVETFRRAMQDAYYFNWMLKIDPVFQLPFEPDHDNMRALELHREQPPHMVAANLRKAFSGIVAGNVKESGIRKIQEKGPFEISGDPALIEPLEEMLAQFIEQNRMKLPSSSAYKPCYRIVSGAA from the coding sequence GACTGTATCGATTATTCCGTCAATGCGCGCTGGCGGTTCTGAATACCGGCGTTGAAACGGACGACTGCAAAGAGTTAATGGAAACCCACGCGGATTTCGACGTGCATCTTGTGCCCCAGCCCAGGGGCCTGAAACTGGAACTGGTCAACGCACCGGCCCACGCCTTCGTGGACGGCGAAATGCTGCGCGCCAATCGGGAGCACCTGTTTTCCGTACTGAGAGACATTGTTTACAGCCACTCTCTGCCCAACTTTGTGGAAGGCTTCCGCAAGGATAACCCGGAAGATCTCACCAATCTGGTGTTTCACATCCTGCGCAATGCCCGGGTACTGGAAGCGGGCCGTCAGCCGGACATTGTGGTCTGCTGGGGCGGACATTCCATCAGCCACAACGAATACCAATACAGCAAAGAAGTCGGGCACCAGCTGGGTCTGCGCGGGCTGAGCATTTGCACCGGCTGTGGTCCGGGTGCCATGAAAGGCCCGATGAAGGGCGCCACCATCGGCCACGCCAAGCAACGCATTAAAAACGGCCGCTACATCGGCATCACAGAACCGGGCATTATTGGCGCGGAGGCCCCCAACCCTATCGTCAATGAACTGGTGATCATGCCGGATATCGAAAAACGTCTGGAAGCCTTTGTGCGCGCCGGACATGGTGTCATCGTGTTCCCGGGCGGGGTCGGCACGGCTGAAGAAATCCTGTATCTGCTGGGCATATTGCTGCATCCGGATAACGCCGACCTGCCATTCCCGGTGGTGTTCACAGGTCTTCAGGAAAACGCCGAGTATTTCGAGATGATCGATCGCTTTATCCGCGATGCACTGGGCGATGAAGCCGCCAGCAAATACGACATCATTATTGATGATCCTGTACGAGTCGCTCAGACCATGAGCCAAGGCATGAAAGACGTCGAAACCTTCCGTCGTGCCATGCAAGATGCCTATTACTTTAACTGGATGCTGAAAATCGATCCGGTGTTCCAGCTGCCGTTCGAGCCCGACCACGACAACATGCGGGCGTTAGAGCTTCACCGGGAACAACCGCCGCACATGGTCGCCGCCAATTTGCGCAAAGCGTTTAGCGGAATCGTTGCGGGTAACGTGAAGGAAAGCGGTATTCGGAAAATCCAGGAGAAAGGGCCGTTCGAAATTTCAGGCGATCCCGCACTGATCGAGCCGTTAGAGGAAATGCTGGCGCAGTTTATTGAGCAAAACCGAATGAAGCTGCCCAGCTCATCTGCTTACAAACCCTGCTACCGAATTGTCAGCGGCGCGGCCTGA
- a CDS encoding c-type cytochrome, which yields MKMKSFAVAGLFALGAIAPAASVAAGDAAAGKAKAAVCAACHGQNGISQIPIYPNLAGQKEQYLVSSLKAYKAGQRQGGQAPVMQGQAAALSDADIANLAAYFASLPAGGK from the coding sequence ATGAAAATGAAATCCTTCGCAGTTGCGGGCTTGTTCGCACTTGGTGCCATTGCGCCAGCGGCCTCTGTGGCGGCTGGAGATGCGGCGGCCGGTAAGGCGAAAGCTGCGGTATGTGCTGCGTGCCACGGCCAGAATGGCATCTCCCAGATTCCGATTTATCCGAATTTGGCTGGCCAGAAAGAACAGTATCTGGTGAGTTCCCTGAAAGCCTACAAAGCCGGACAGCGTCAAGGTGGTCAAGCGCCCGTCATGCAAGGCCAGGCGGCAGCCCTGAGCGATGCGGACATTGCTAACCTGGCCGCCTACTTCGCCAGCCTGCCGGCCGGCGGTAAGTAA